A single genomic interval of Pseudorca crassidens isolate mPseCra1 chromosome 19, mPseCra1.hap1, whole genome shotgun sequence harbors:
- the CPSF4L gene encoding putative cleavage and polyadenylation specificity factor subunit 4-like protein, which produces MQEVIAGLEQITFTFEKDVEMQKGTGLLPFQGMDKSGSAVCNFFAKGLCEKGKLCPFRHDRGEKMVVCKHWLRGLCKKGDQCKFLHQYDVTRMPVCYFYSKFGDCSNKECPFLHVKPAFKTRDCPWYDQGFCKDGPLCKYRHVRRIMCINYSAGFCPEGPKCQFAHLSSGQWVRHLLLLPGNLTSPLPRKSVCFSTLR; this is translated from the exons ATGCAGGAGGTCATTGCAGGGCTGGAGCAGATCACCTTCACCTTCGAGAAGGATGTAGAGATGCAGAAAGGCACTGGACTCCTGCCTTTCCAGGGCATGGACA AGTCCGGCTCAGCTGTGTGCAACTTCTTCGCTAAAGGGCTCTGCGAGAAAG GGAAGCTGTGCCCCTTCCGGCACGACCGAGGGGAGAAGATGGTGGTGTGTAAGCACTGGCTCCGGGGGCTGTGCAAGAAGGGCGACCAGTGCAAGTTCCTGCACCAGTACGACGTCACCAGGATGCCCGTGTGCTACTTCTACTCCAAGTTCG GTGACTGCAGCAACAAGGAATGTCCCTTTCTCCACGTGAAGCCGGCCTTCAAGACCCGGGACTGTCCGTGGTATGACCAAGGTTTCTGCAAGGACG GTCCCCTGTGTAAATATCGCCACGTCCGCAGAATAATGTGTATTAACTACTCGGCTGGCTTCTGCCCTGAGGGACCCAAATGCCAATTTGCACA CTTGTCATCCGGCCAGTGGGTTCGGCACCTCCTGCTTCTGCCTGGGAACCTCACAAGCCCCCTTCCCCGAAAGAGTGTCTGCTTCTCCACCCTCAGATGA